A window of Ardenticatena maritima contains these coding sequences:
- a CDS encoding SpoIID/LytB domain-containing protein → MNLKSSVRLLMPDGTVRAMPVETYLRGVVPHEIGAGAPLEAQKAQAVAARCYALTARRHPEADADLCTTTHCQVWTPATDPRSDAAIEATAGVVAVFQGRIIHALYFAACDGRTRSIEEVWPQYSVPYLRGVMCPAPQQPMRGHGVGMCQTGAMAMAAQGASYEAILRHFYTGIELVQGRYAAQSVRLVSRWLPVEEAGALRLALLDVMEQPTFALEGEETLAWRLLREERFTARRRALAAELSLPGVTVRLHAPDGRVFTTLSGTDAAYGVGGLEIATPRMGTYRLHVGGQQFPVQVGDGVTVLTLQHAQAPGQMRLVSSPLDEESAAEILATLEDRFAGLFTPLVVA, encoded by the coding sequence ATGAACCTCAAATCGAGTGTGCGGCTGCTGATGCCCGACGGTACGGTGCGCGCCATGCCCGTGGAAACCTATTTGCGCGGGGTTGTGCCGCACGAAATTGGCGCAGGCGCGCCGCTGGAAGCGCAAAAAGCCCAGGCGGTGGCGGCGCGTTGCTATGCCTTGACCGCGCGTCGCCACCCCGAAGCCGACGCCGACCTCTGCACCACCACGCATTGCCAGGTTTGGACGCCTGCGACCGACCCGCGGAGTGATGCAGCCATTGAGGCGACGGCGGGCGTGGTGGCGGTGTTCCAGGGGCGAATCATTCACGCGCTCTACTTTGCCGCTTGCGATGGGCGCACACGCAGTATCGAAGAAGTTTGGCCGCAGTACAGCGTGCCCTACTTGCGTGGTGTGATGTGTCCTGCCCCGCAACAACCCATGCGTGGGCATGGGGTCGGCATGTGCCAGACGGGGGCGATGGCGATGGCGGCGCAGGGCGCTTCCTACGAGGCGATTTTGCGCCACTTCTACACGGGGATTGAACTGGTGCAAGGGCGCTATGCGGCTCAGTCGGTGCGCCTGGTGTCGCGCTGGCTGCCGGTTGAAGAGGCGGGAGCGCTTCGGCTGGCGCTGCTGGATGTGATGGAACAGCCCACTTTTGCGCTGGAAGGTGAAGAAACGCTGGCGTGGCGTCTGTTGCGCGAAGAGCGATTTACGGCACGGCGGCGGGCGCTCGCTGCTGAACTGAGCCTTCCAGGGGTGACGGTGCGTCTGCATGCGCCCGATGGGCGGGTTTTCACAACGTTGAGCGGAACCGATGCGGCGTATGGCGTGGGCGGGCTGGAAATCGCGACACCGCGCATGGGGACGTATCGGCTGCACGTTGGCGGGCAACAATTCCCTGTGCAGGTGGGCGACGGGGTGACGGTGCTCACATTACAGCATGCCCAGGCGCCGGGGCAAATGCGGCTGGTGTCATCGCCTTTGGACGAGGAGAGCGCCGCCGAGATTCTTGCCACACTGGAAGACCGCTTCGCCGGCTTGTTTACGCCTTTGGTGGTTGCGTAA
- a CDS encoding calcium-transporting P-type ATPase, PMR1-type gives MRTPLWHTLPVDAVAEALQTNLQKGLSHDEATRRLAEYGPNRLEAATGRTAWRILLGQFKETMVLILLAAAVISYLIGDLKDTLVILAIVVLNAALGFFQEYRAEKAIEALQKMAVPHVHVLRDGEWQEIEATHLVPGDVIRLEAGGAVPADARLVEAVNLQVQEAALTGESVPVDKQTDPLPDPETPIGDRRNMVYMGTAVTYGRGKAIVVATGMATELGKIAAMLQSVEEEQTPLQRRMDQLGKRLAAVAIVLVALVFVLGVWRGGEVAEMLLTAISLAVAAVPEGLPAVVTIALALGARRMVQRNALIRRLPAVETLGSVTVICSDKTGTLTENRMTVTVLDVANQRIDLQTERAHTLAETPPDALPPALQLMLIGGALCNDAELRRDHSQPDRYFTVGDPTEGALVMAAVQYHLLKPDLEAEMPRVGEVPFSSERKRMSTIHRLPAQHRLLPMLDTPFVLFTKGAVDVLLPLCTHVWNADRAEPLTDDWRARIETANTDMASQGQRVLGLAFRPLTALPEPLTAETVERELIFVGLFGMIDPPRPEAKDAVAKARQAGIRTVMITGDHALTAEAIARQLGIAEPGTRTLTGRDLEQMSDEELIAIVEDVRVFARVSPEHKLRIVTALQAHRHNTAMTGDGVNDAPALKKADIGIAMGITGTDVAKEAADMILLDDNFATIVAAIEEGRTIYDNIRKFVRYLLTSNSGEIWVMLLAPLLGLPVPLLPLQILWINLVTDGLPALALGVEPPEKDVMKRPPYPPTESIFARGLWQHILWVGLLMGLLTLGVQIYALERHEAWQSMVFNTLAVAQMAHVMAIRSERESLFTLGLRSNPWMLGAVASTLVLQVLVLYWQPLQAIFETEPLTLGELVATWAVAVVIFVAVEIEKWWRRRKEG, from the coding sequence ATGCGTACCCCCCTCTGGCACACGTTGCCTGTGGATGCTGTCGCTGAGGCGTTGCAAACCAACCTGCAAAAAGGGCTTTCACACGACGAAGCCACCCGCCGTCTTGCTGAATATGGTCCCAACCGTTTGGAAGCCGCGACCGGACGCACCGCATGGCGCATTTTGCTGGGACAATTCAAGGAAACCATGGTGCTCATTCTGCTTGCGGCGGCGGTCATTTCCTATCTTATCGGCGACCTCAAAGATACGCTCGTTATTTTGGCGATTGTGGTGTTGAATGCCGCGCTGGGCTTTTTCCAGGAGTACCGCGCTGAAAAAGCCATTGAAGCCTTGCAAAAGATGGCTGTGCCGCATGTTCATGTGCTCCGCGATGGTGAATGGCAGGAAATTGAAGCCACCCATCTGGTGCCCGGCGATGTGATTCGGCTGGAAGCAGGCGGGGCTGTTCCGGCTGATGCGCGGCTGGTCGAGGCGGTCAATCTGCAAGTGCAGGAAGCCGCCTTGACGGGGGAATCCGTGCCTGTGGATAAGCAGACCGACCCGCTCCCCGACCCCGAAACGCCAATTGGGGATCGGCGCAACATGGTCTACATGGGGACGGCGGTCACATATGGGCGCGGCAAGGCGATTGTGGTGGCGACGGGGATGGCGACGGAGTTGGGGAAAATTGCCGCCATGCTCCAATCCGTTGAAGAAGAGCAAACCCCGTTGCAGCGCCGCATGGACCAATTGGGGAAGCGTCTGGCGGCGGTGGCGATTGTGTTGGTGGCGCTGGTGTTCGTGCTGGGCGTGTGGCGTGGCGGCGAGGTGGCGGAGATGCTCCTGACGGCAATCAGCCTGGCGGTGGCGGCTGTGCCCGAAGGGTTGCCCGCCGTCGTCACGATTGCGCTGGCGTTGGGCGCACGCCGCATGGTGCAGCGCAACGCCCTCATCCGCCGTTTGCCCGCTGTTGAAACGCTCGGCTCTGTGACGGTCATTTGCTCGGACAAGACGGGAACGTTGACCGAAAACCGTATGACGGTGACGGTGCTTGACGTTGCCAACCAGCGCATTGACTTGCAGACCGAACGCGCTCATACGCTCGCCGAAACACCCCCCGACGCGCTTCCGCCGGCTTTGCAACTCATGCTCATTGGCGGGGCGCTCTGCAACGATGCCGAACTGCGCCGCGACCACAGCCAGCCCGACCGCTATTTCACCGTTGGCGACCCCACCGAGGGGGCGCTGGTGATGGCGGCGGTGCAGTACCACCTGCTCAAACCCGACCTTGAAGCCGAAATGCCACGCGTGGGCGAAGTGCCCTTTTCCTCGGAGCGCAAGCGCATGAGCACCATTCATCGCTTGCCTGCCCAACACCGCCTTTTGCCGATGCTGGATACGCCTTTCGTCCTCTTCACCAAAGGCGCGGTGGATGTGTTGTTGCCGCTGTGCACCCATGTTTGGAATGCAGACCGCGCCGAGCCGCTGACGGATGACTGGCGGGCGCGGATTGAAACCGCCAACACCGACATGGCGTCGCAGGGGCAACGGGTGCTGGGGCTTGCCTTTCGCCCCCTAACGGCGCTTCCCGAACCGCTGACGGCGGAAACCGTCGAGCGGGAACTCATCTTTGTGGGGCTTTTCGGCATGATTGACCCACCGCGCCCCGAAGCCAAAGATGCTGTGGCGAAAGCCAGGCAAGCCGGTATTCGCACCGTGATGATTACCGGCGACCATGCGCTGACCGCCGAGGCGATTGCCCGCCAGTTGGGTATCGCCGAACCCGGCACACGCACGCTCACCGGCCGCGACCTGGAGCAAATGAGCGACGAGGAACTGATTGCCATCGTGGAAGATGTCCGCGTTTTCGCCCGCGTCAGCCCCGAACACAAGTTGCGGATTGTGACGGCGTTGCAGGCGCACCGCCACAATACCGCCATGACGGGCGACGGGGTGAACGATGCGCCCGCGCTCAAAAAGGCGGATATCGGCATTGCCATGGGCATAACCGGCACGGATGTGGCCAAAGAAGCCGCCGACATGATTCTGCTGGACGATAATTTTGCCACGATTGTGGCCGCGATTGAAGAAGGGCGCACCATTTACGACAATATCCGCAAATTTGTGCGCTATCTGCTCACCAGCAACAGCGGCGAAATCTGGGTGATGTTGCTGGCGCCGCTGCTGGGGTTGCCCGTGCCGCTTCTGCCGCTCCAAATTCTCTGGATCAACCTCGTGACGGACGGGTTGCCGGCGCTGGCGCTGGGTGTTGAACCGCCTGAAAAAGATGTGATGAAGCGCCCCCCTTACCCACCGACCGAAAGCATTTTCGCGCGCGGGCTTTGGCAACACATTCTCTGGGTGGGCTTGCTCATGGGCTTGCTGACGCTCGGCGTGCAAATCTACGCGCTGGAACGCCACGAAGCGTGGCAAAGCATGGTCTTCAACACACTGGCGGTTGCCCAAATGGCGCATGTCATGGCGATTCGCTCCGAACGCGAATCCCTCTTCACCCTGGGATTGCGCTCCAACCCGTGGATGCTGGGCGCGGTTGCCAGTACGCTCGTTTTGCAGGTGCTGGTGCTCTACTGGCAACCGCTGCAAGCCATTTTCGAGACCGAGCCGCTCACGTTGGGAGAATTGGTAGCAACCTGGGCGGTCGCAGTGGTTATTTTTGTGGCGGTGGAAATCGAAAAGTGGTGGCGGCGGCGCAAGGAAGGTTGA
- a CDS encoding peroxidase-related enzyme (This protein belongs to a clade of uncharacterized proteins related to peroxidases such as the alkylhydroperoxidase AhpD.) — protein MTRKAWIEIIPIEEADERLAAVYAQCADPQTGEPAHIMAIHSLNPQSMLDHRSLYKTLMYGRSPLRRAQREMIALVVSAANHCKYUMTHHGAALRRLVKDETLVRQLADDYTQAPLSPAERAMLDYAVKLTRTPWAVDETDIAALRNVGWDDRAILDIAQITAYFNYVNRLAEGLGIVLEDYWQEDDILE, from the coding sequence ATGACCAGAAAAGCCTGGATTGAGATAATTCCCATTGAAGAAGCCGACGAACGCCTGGCGGCGGTGTACGCCCAATGCGCCGACCCGCAAACCGGTGAGCCGGCGCATATCATGGCGATTCACAGCCTCAACCCCCAATCCATGCTCGACCACCGCAGCCTCTACAAAACACTCATGTATGGGCGTTCTCCCCTGCGCCGCGCCCAGCGTGAGATGATTGCACTGGTGGTGTCAGCCGCCAACCACTGCAAGTACTGAATGACCCACCACGGAGCGGCGCTCCGTCGGCTTGTGAAAGATGAAACGCTGGTGCGCCAGTTGGCTGACGATTACACCCAGGCGCCCCTTTCGCCTGCCGAGCGTGCCATGCTCGATTATGCTGTGAAACTTACGCGCACGCCCTGGGCGGTGGATGAAACCGATATTGCCGCCCTGCGCAACGTCGGTTGGGACGACCGCGCCATTCTCGACATCGCGCAAATCACCGCCTACTTCAATTATGTCAACAGATTGGCGGAAGGGTTGGGGATTGTGCTCGAAGACTACTGGCAAGAGGATGACATTCTGGAATGA
- a CDS encoding HD domain-containing phosphohydrolase has protein sequence MNILPKVETPYIMAYANRLLARMHHVLHATKALPWLAFAASPPSLSLDTLRQLIPTLPGVAFLLDEEARLIAWSPATAELLQTPPETLAAAPVFAFFAPRCHENVQRALQRARQEGAIQAVVEIFPEGAETLRFLRLHLKRYALREGNYFVGTAHDATAEHFAREWHTRSTALYEALDAFVQAIENGARNTTDLEPTLAPIITHLGAEGAVLFTPTAVVTVNIPDRMAEQLHSQHTHLFTLADICTDTRLRAEHADLAATLDALVNTTQQRYVILPLSIHDAESALILFYAAEKRFTSAEQAAWYATRRVLRRAVQVGIILDTAARQLRDLTILYQVHSLAQEHASPESLARHLIPTLTALLGAHHVRFYLYTNQKCICQADATTECNLPETALSLIENQIAGGRTRILQGDNLDPLRQFCSSESCSTLVLQPLSNNHPVGFLWVEFTHPQPWTPNDQILFSTLGQTIGGTIANLHLLRQTESRLRVLESVHHVSRALREAQSAEELLEYLLEHVLQTLHINTGSIWLYNEEDDQMYPIAARGWLEAFSQSPVSAHGTIGGLVLAHKQTIVAEEFRTDPRTNPNLRDRVPPNWGGLCIPLRHDEHVEGVMYLAVPNERRLTEEEILIAETLAEIGATALNRMRLHQETQQRVRQLEALRTIDRAITGSMDLHLILKVILDHLIQYTQADAALVSLYNANANLLEFGVGQGFYSYGIRTLTPHLSEGLALKALHQHRMLFVKTLAEDETFTRTSQVLLENEHLVSGYFVPLYAKGAPKGVLELYFRRPTTLPSDTLEFIETVAQQAAIAIETAQLFEDLQRSNVELSLAYDATIEGWARALELRDEETEGHSQRVTEMTLLLARAMGIQGEDLVHIRRGALLHDIGKMGIPDSILLKPGPLTDEEWEIMRQHPVLAYKLLSPIPFLRPALDIPYCHHEKWDGTGYPRGLKGEDIPLAARIFAVVDVWDALLSDRPYRKGWPPEKVYAFIQEQAGKHFDPKVVDVFLKLWTPDMGHTVPTELPLEILEAMAKR, from the coding sequence GTGAACATTCTGCCAAAAGTAGAAACACCCTACATCATGGCCTATGCCAACCGACTTCTGGCGCGCATGCATCACGTTCTGCATGCCACGAAAGCCCTTCCCTGGCTTGCGTTTGCAGCATCTCCCCCCTCGCTTTCGCTGGACACCCTGCGCCAGCTCATTCCCACCTTGCCTGGCGTTGCATTTTTGCTGGATGAAGAGGCGCGGCTGATTGCGTGGTCGCCCGCCACAGCCGAACTGCTGCAAACACCACCTGAGACGCTCGCCGCCGCACCCGTTTTTGCGTTTTTCGCCCCCCGTTGCCATGAGAACGTTCAACGCGCCTTGCAGCGCGCCCGCCAAGAGGGTGCTATTCAAGCCGTCGTGGAGATTTTTCCCGAAGGGGCGGAAACATTGCGCTTCTTGCGCCTGCATCTGAAACGGTACGCCTTGCGTGAAGGCAACTACTTCGTGGGAACAGCGCACGACGCCACAGCCGAACATTTTGCACGCGAATGGCACACCCGCAGTACAGCGCTGTATGAAGCGCTGGACGCCTTTGTCCAGGCGATTGAAAACGGTGCGCGCAACACCACAGACCTGGAACCGACGCTCGCGCCTATCATCACCCACCTGGGCGCAGAAGGCGCCGTGTTATTCACTCCCACGGCGGTTGTCACGGTCAACATCCCCGACCGCATGGCGGAACAACTACACTCACAACACACACACCTTTTCACACTCGCAGACATCTGCACCGATACACGCCTGCGCGCCGAGCATGCTGACCTCGCCGCTACGCTTGACGCTCTCGTCAACACCACCCAACAACGTTATGTCATCTTGCCGCTGAGCATTCACGACGCGGAAAGCGCACTTATCCTGTTCTATGCCGCCGAGAAACGCTTCACAAGCGCCGAACAGGCTGCGTGGTACGCTACACGCCGTGTTTTGCGCCGCGCTGTACAGGTCGGCATCATTCTTGATACAGCCGCCCGCCAATTGCGCGACCTCACGATTTTGTATCAGGTGCACAGCCTGGCGCAGGAACACGCATCACCCGAAAGCCTGGCACGCCATCTCATCCCCACACTGACTGCACTCCTTGGTGCGCATCACGTCAGATTCTATCTCTACACCAACCAAAAATGCATCTGCCAAGCAGACGCCACAACAGAATGCAATCTTCCCGAAACAGCGCTCTCCTTGATCGAAAACCAGATTGCCGGCGGGCGTACACGCATTTTGCAAGGGGATAACCTCGATCCCCTGCGCCAATTCTGCTCATCGGAATCATGTTCGACGCTTGTTCTGCAACCGCTTTCCAACAATCATCCGGTTGGGTTTTTGTGGGTTGAATTCACGCATCCGCAACCATGGACGCCCAACGACCAGATACTCTTTTCCACATTGGGGCAAACCATCGGCGGCACAATCGCCAACCTGCATCTTCTGCGCCAAACCGAAAGCCGTCTGCGCGTGTTGGAAAGCGTTCACCACGTCTCCCGCGCCCTGCGCGAAGCCCAATCCGCCGAAGAATTACTGGAATACCTGCTCGAACATGTGCTCCAAACGCTACATATCAACACGGGGAGCATCTGGCTCTACAACGAAGAAGACGACCAGATGTACCCGATTGCCGCCCGTGGGTGGCTCGAAGCGTTTTCACAAAGCCCCGTCTCCGCGCATGGTACGATTGGGGGGCTTGTTCTGGCACACAAACAAACCATCGTTGCCGAGGAGTTTCGTACCGACCCACGCACAAACCCCAACCTGCGCGACCGCGTTCCCCCCAATTGGGGCGGGCTTTGCATCCCGCTTCGCCATGATGAACATGTGGAAGGGGTCATGTACCTCGCCGTCCCCAATGAACGGCGGCTGACCGAAGAGGAAATTCTCATCGCCGAAACGCTCGCCGAAATTGGCGCAACGGCGCTCAACCGCATGCGCCTGCACCAGGAAACGCAACAACGTGTGCGGCAATTGGAAGCCTTGCGCACGATTGACCGCGCCATCACAGGCAGCATGGACCTGCATCTCATCTTGAAAGTGATTTTGGACCATCTCATCCAATATACACAGGCAGATGCCGCCCTCGTGTCGCTTTACAATGCCAATGCAAACCTGCTCGAATTTGGCGTTGGACAAGGCTTCTACTCATACGGCATTCGCACCCTGACGCCGCACCTTTCTGAAGGGTTAGCCCTGAAAGCCTTGCATCAACACCGCATGCTCTTCGTAAAAACCCTTGCCGAAGATGAGACCTTCACACGCACCAGCCAAGTGTTGCTGGAAAATGAACATTTGGTGAGTGGGTACTTCGTGCCGCTCTACGCCAAAGGCGCCCCCAAAGGCGTTCTGGAACTCTACTTCCGACGTCCCACGACGCTCCCATCCGACACGCTGGAATTCATCGAAACGGTCGCGCAACAAGCCGCTATTGCCATTGAAACAGCCCAACTGTTTGAAGACCTGCAACGGTCTAACGTCGAACTCTCGCTTGCATACGACGCCACGATTGAAGGCTGGGCGCGTGCCTTGGAACTCCGCGACGAAGAGACGGAAGGACACAGCCAGCGCGTCACCGAAATGACGTTGCTCCTGGCGCGCGCCATGGGCATCCAAGGGGAAGACCTGGTGCACATACGGCGCGGTGCGCTCCTGCACGATATCGGCAAAATGGGCATTCCCGACAGTATTCTGCTCAAACCGGGACCTCTCACCGATGAGGAATGGGAAATCATGCGCCAGCACCCCGTGCTGGCGTACAAACTGCTTTCCCCCATCCCATTTTTGCGTCCGGCGCTCGATATTCCCTACTGCCACCATGAAAAATGGGACGGTACCGGCTACCCACGCGGGCTCAAAGGTGAGGACATTCCTCTCGCGGCGCGCATCTTCGCCGTGGTGGACGTGTGGGACGCGCTCCTCTCCGACCGACCGTACCGCAAAGGGTGGCCGCCCGAAAAGGTGTACGCCTTCATTCAAGAACAAGCCGGCAAACACTTCGACCCCAAAGTCGTTGACGTGTTCCTCAAACTCTGGACGCCCGACATGGGGCACACTGTCCCCACCGAACTTCCGCTCGAAATCCTGGAAGCGATGGCGAAACGATAA
- a CDS encoding alpha-amylase family protein → MSQPVDALQALLTALTRRRTSVARYAVPACWFDPQATGERLLNPFDAYADVVRRLLDAPPIPMPQGEAGAWSRQSVAYNLFVRLATAWDHDGDGELTLPLNPDGWRETGTFLKSIALLPRLRAMGVNTLHLLPVNAIGNDGRKGVLGSPYASRNAYLLDDMLGEPALDVPIETQFRAFVQAAHRLGMRVVVEFVFRTAAKDCDWAAEHPEWFYWIRADVPDRAPGSTDERAYGLPLFTAEELATIEAWVGRRGGAPLPPHAVYRAMFTPPPPRESLFKTETGAWRGRLPDGTLVRIPGAFADWPPTEGQPPWTDVTYLRLYDHPDYNYIAYNTVRFYPPDLATPENRVADLWAHIVGILPHYIAEFDVDGVMLDMGHALPADLKQAIMQTARAAKPDFAFWEENFDASLTGDPRGYNVAMGPMTLISQSFEALRTFLPDVAAQGMRELQLAAGENHNTHRVAALTGGVRRSRVLAAIHAFVPGVPWVHNGFEVGETAPVNTGIDFTAEELRFWTTEKLALFSPHALPWLNTETLIPWLTRLYTVRHAYADLFTDSRPGTFTFETHGAVWVLTRQAAETSRRFMLVVNTDFEHAGTLTLTMPTTVPLADVLNDRILTPDPDGRLPLMLEPGGVVLLRVE, encoded by the coding sequence ATGAGCCAACCTGTTGATGCGTTGCAAGCCCTGTTGACAGCGTTGACGCGCCGCCGCACGTCGGTGGCGCGTTATGCGGTGCCTGCTTGCTGGTTCGACCCTCAGGCAACCGGTGAGCGCCTGCTCAACCCCTTTGATGCGTATGCCGATGTGGTGCGTCGCCTTCTCGACGCGCCCCCTATCCCCATGCCCCAGGGTGAGGCTGGGGCGTGGAGCCGCCAGAGTGTGGCGTACAACCTCTTTGTGCGCCTGGCAACCGCGTGGGACCATGACGGCGACGGCGAATTGACGTTGCCGCTCAACCCCGACGGCTGGCGTGAAACGGGAACGTTCCTCAAATCCATTGCGTTGCTCCCGCGCCTGCGTGCCATGGGCGTCAACACCTTGCACTTGTTGCCCGTCAACGCCATTGGCAACGATGGTCGCAAAGGCGTGCTCGGTTCGCCCTACGCCAGCCGCAACGCCTATCTGCTTGATGACATGTTGGGCGAGCCGGCGCTCGACGTGCCCATCGAAACCCAATTCCGGGCGTTTGTGCAAGCGGCGCACCGGCTGGGCATGCGTGTGGTGGTGGAATTTGTGTTCCGCACCGCCGCGAAGGATTGCGACTGGGCGGCTGAACACCCTGAATGGTTCTACTGGATTCGCGCCGATGTGCCCGACCGCGCACCAGGCAGCACCGATGAACGTGCGTATGGCTTGCCGCTTTTCACCGCCGAGGAACTGGCGACGATTGAGGCTTGGGTGGGGCGGCGTGGCGGTGCGCCGCTACCCCCGCATGCGGTCTATCGCGCCATGTTCACCCCGCCCCCACCGCGCGAGAGCCTGTTCAAGACAGAAACGGGCGCTTGGCGGGGGCGTTTGCCCGATGGCACGTTGGTGCGTATCCCCGGCGCTTTCGCCGATTGGCCGCCCACCGAGGGGCAACCCCCCTGGACGGATGTCACTTATCTGCGTCTGTACGACCACCCCGACTACAACTACATTGCCTACAACACGGTGCGCTTCTACCCGCCCGACCTCGCGACGCCTGAAAACCGCGTTGCCGATTTGTGGGCGCACATTGTGGGCATTCTGCCCCATTACATTGCCGAATTTGATGTGGACGGCGTGATGCTGGACATGGGACACGCGTTGCCCGCCGACCTCAAACAGGCTATCATGCAAACAGCCCGTGCCGCCAAGCCCGATTTTGCCTTTTGGGAAGAAAACTTTGATGCCAGCCTGACCGGCGACCCGCGCGGCTACAACGTCGCCATGGGACCGATGACGCTCATCAGCCAATCGTTCGAGGCGCTGCGCACCTTCTTGCCCGATGTGGCGGCGCAGGGCATGCGCGAATTACAACTGGCGGCGGGCGAGAACCACAACACCCATCGCGTGGCGGCGCTCACGGGGGGCGTGCGGCGGAGCCGCGTGCTGGCGGCGATTCATGCGTTTGTGCCGGGAGTGCCGTGGGTGCACAATGGGTTTGAAGTGGGCGAAACGGCGCCCGTCAACACGGGGATTGATTTTACGGCGGAAGAACTGCGCTTTTGGACGACCGAGAAACTGGCGTTGTTCAGCCCGCATGCGTTGCCCTGGTTGAACACCGAGACGCTCATCCCCTGGCTGACGCGGCTCTACACCGTGCGCCATGCCTACGCAGACCTGTTCACGGATTCCCGCCCCGGCACGTTCACGTTTGAAACGCATGGCGCTGTTTGGGTGCTCACACGCCAGGCAGCCGAGACGTCCCGCCGCTTCATGCTGGTGGTGAACACAGACTTTGAGCATGCCGGCACATTGACCTTGACGATGCCGACCACCGTACCGCTCGCCGATGTGTTGAACGACCGCATTCTCACGCCCGACCCGGATGGGCGTTTGCCCCTCATGCTGGAACCTGGCGGCGTTGTGCTGTTGCGTGTGGAATGA